The following are from one region of the Candidatus Neomarinimicrobiota bacterium genome:
- a CDS encoding T9SS type A sorting domain-containing protein: MSSPNLGHGPYRLRPWLDVSYDLLGYNYIYSNEVNFHNQGSTIYAIGNNWSGSECSYEDPWSLNGNDTLENIFWEPVLADLVPGLTISPVELYGQALNLEVRGAFEAALDLYTQVVIAVPNEKPGDLALYGMARCYKALNQEDAMILALVSISEQFEGTGVHKHAHSLLSSHKIKDGELPMLLEAEGHIHTIRTEYPNHEMEPKLLYEEFLIANKRGDGPLGRTTAGSHVQLSTKEVYHKLKENYPDSPFTFLAGLESASSKKTKTTAAVPTSFTLYPAYPNPFNPTTTIRFNIGVGDALLLHPTLTIYDITGRLVETLLNEPLTPGTHEITWNAESSSTGVYFIVLTSGNERQVQKIVLMK; the protein is encoded by the coding sequence ATGTCTTCCCCCAATCTTGGTCATGGTCCCTACAGACTCAGACCCTGGCTTGATGTTTCATACGATTTATTGGGTTACAACTATATTTACAGCAATGAAGTCAATTTCCATAATCAGGGAAGTACCATTTACGCCATAGGCAACAACTGGTCTGGTTCAGAATGTTCTTATGAAGACCCTTGGTCCTTGAATGGGAATGATACACTTGAAAATATATTCTGGGAACCGGTCTTAGCTGATCTTGTGCCCGGTCTTACAATATCGCCTGTGGAATTGTATGGACAAGCCTTAAACCTTGAAGTTAGAGGTGCTTTTGAAGCAGCACTCGATCTTTATACTCAAGTTGTGATTGCAGTCCCGAATGAAAAACCGGGTGACCTTGCACTCTACGGAATGGCTCGGTGTTACAAGGCACTGAATCAAGAAGACGCCATGATACTGGCTCTTGTTTCTATTTCAGAGCAATTTGAAGGAACCGGTGTCCATAAACACGCTCACTCACTCTTATCATCTCATAAGATCAAAGACGGTGAACTACCAATGCTTTTAGAAGCAGAAGGTCACATTCATACCATTCGCACTGAGTACCCGAATCATGAGATGGAGCCCAAACTCTTGTATGAAGAATTTTTGATTGCAAATAAACGCGGCGATGGTCCTTTAGGCAGAACCACTGCAGGCAGCCATGTACAGTTAAGTACAAAAGAGGTGTACCATAAGCTAAAAGAAAACTATCCCGACTCACCGTTTACCTTTCTGGCTGGTTTAGAGTCAGCAAGCAGTAAAAAGACAAAAACCACCGCAGCCGTTCCAACATCATTTACCCTGTATCCCGCCTACCCGAACCCCTTTAATCCAACAACCACCATTCGGTTTAATATTGGCGTAGGGGACGCATTATTGCTTCACCCTACATTGACAATATATGACATCACCGGAAGGTTGGTGGAAACACTGCTCAACGAACCGCTGACACCCGGAACACACGAAATAACATGGAACGCAGAATCGTCATCCACCGGTGTTTACTTTATCGTTCTCACATCAGGAAATGAACGGCAGGTGCAAAAAATTGTGCTGATGAAATAA